One window from the genome of Myxococcus fulvus encodes:
- a CDS encoding c(7)-type cytochrome triheme domain-containing protein, with amino-acid sequence MSTPTWGPWRARAGAALHRWRWRVVLAVPLLFASPILAVNAPQDVRVPSLKERKAPASALFSHWAHDSQRCYSCHPGVFPQAPLGFTHQDMREGRYCGSCHDGRAAKAPNSMRCEACHAPR; translated from the coding sequence ATGAGCACTCCGACCTGGGGGCCCTGGCGCGCTCGCGCGGGGGCCGCGCTCCATCGCTGGCGCTGGCGGGTGGTGCTCGCCGTGCCGCTGCTCTTCGCGTCGCCCATCCTCGCGGTCAACGCGCCGCAGGATGTCCGGGTGCCTTCGCTGAAGGAACGCAAGGCGCCGGCGTCTGCCTTGTTCTCACACTGGGCCCATGATTCGCAGCGTTGCTACAGCTGTCATCCGGGGGTGTTCCCCCAGGCTCCACTGGGCTTCACCCATCAGGACATGCGCGAGGGCCGCTACTGTGGCAGTTGCCACGATGGTCGGGCCGCCAAGGCGCCGAACTCCATGCGCTGCGAGGCCTGCCATGCGCCTCGCTGA